The following nucleotide sequence is from Paenibacillus odorifer.
GCCACGTTCGCACTAACCTGATCTTCATTCACACTATAATGCGTTTCAGGGTCAGCACGAGTGTCGGAAGCGGCAATGCCAGGAACCAGCATAGCTCCAGCTGCAGGTGTGCTAGCCGTTCCAAGCGTTCCAGTTGTGCCTGCGACTACAGATGCACTATCCAGTGGAATGATTGGAAACAGAATATTACGATCATTGCCGATAGGGTCCGTGAGTGGCCAAACCTCCAAGCCATCCACCTTATAGCTAATCAATGCTGTTTTTGCGCCTTCTGCTTCATTTTCAGTTCTGAAATACGCTTGGATTTTTCTGCTCATTGCCATTACCTCCTTGGATTATAAGACTCTAATTTAAATATTGCTTATTTATTTCAGGACCTTCAATATTTCACGAACAAATGCAGGCTCATCTTTTGGTGTACGCGAAGTAATGTAATTGCGATCAACCACTACTTCCTCATCCTTAAACACCGCACCGGCATTCACAACATCATCCTTCAGCGGAGGATAAGAGGTAATGGTGCGTCCCTTAAGCAAGTCTGCACTGATCAGAATTTGCGGTCCGTGGCAAATAGAGGCGATAGGTTTGCCTGCTTCATTTGCTTCTTTTACAAACTTCAAAATATCGGCATTTTGCCGTAAATTCTCGGGGGAAGAACCACCCGGGATGACAATCGCGTCATAATCACTTGCTTGAACCTCGGCGATCGCCTTGTCTGCTGCGTAGGAGACTTCTTTCTTTTTACCCAGCAGGGTCTCCCCTTTTTTCAAACCAATAATGTCAGCTTGATGTCCTGCCTTTATAATTTCATCATAAGGAACCTTCATTTCAGAATCTTCAAAATCATTAGCCAGTAAGAAAGCAACGTTACTCATGTGATAGTTTCTCCTCTCTGTCTTTAGCAATTAATGATGTTCTTATTATTCTTTCTTGTGGTCTATTACCCTTATGAGGATGCTTTCTAACCTTTAATCGGAAAAAAGGCTTCATTCACAACACCGAAAAAGCCGCCTTTTCCACCCGCTTCAGGTACGCGGCAAGAGATTGCGGCTTCTTCCTTTGATTACTAATGGTTCGGTCTCGCCTTCTAGCTTTTTGGCTAATGCACAGGCTTCCATAGGACTCCCAGCCGGTAGTGCCGGGATACTTCTCCATACCCATGCCTTCTGTGATTGTCTCATTCTTAAACTCCCTGCCTTATGCGTGATATCTGCCTGCATTTAGTTTATCCAGCCCGAAGAAGCTCTATCCGCATAAAAAAAAGATGTCGAAAGTTAGCTCCGGCCAGAAGCAATCTTCGACATCCTCTATTTCGTTAGCTGCGGCTATCCAGAATGAGAGTAACTGGGCCCCAATTGGTCAGCGACACATCCATCATCGCTCCAAATATGCCCGTCTCCACCTGAAGACCTCCAACTCTAAGCTCTTGATTAAAATAATCATAAAGACGCTCGGCCTCCGCAGGAGCTGCAGCTCCCATGAAATTCGGCCGTCTTCCCTTACGGCAATCTCCGTATAAAGTAAACTGGGACACTGAAAGAATAGCTCCGTTAGTATCCGTGACACTATAGTTCATTTTGCCAGCATCATCTTCAAAAATACGCAGTCCAGCTATTTTATCCGCCAAATATTTGGCATCCTTCTCCGTATCTTCATGGGTAACGCCGACAAGCAGCATCAGACCATTGCCAATCGCTCCGGTCACTGTCTCATCCACGGTTACTTTGGCGTCCTTGCAACGCTGTACTACAACTCTCATCGCACTACTTCGCTCCTTGCCTTATTGCATGATCCGATTCACTGTATATACATCTTTGACTCGTTTCACTTTATCTACAACGGATTGCAGATGCTCCGTATTACGAATAAGGATGGTCATATGAATCATTGCCATCTTATTCTTGTCAGAGCGCCCAGTGACCGCTGAAATGTTCGTTTTGCTCTCGGACACTGCCTGCAGTACTTCATTGAGCAGTCCATTGCGATCATGGCCTGTAATCTCAATATCCACACTGTAGTTTGCTTCCATCGTG
It contains:
- a CDS encoding type 1 glutamine amidotransferase domain-containing protein; its protein translation is MSNVAFLLANDFEDSEMKVPYDEIIKAGHQADIIGLKKGETLLGKKKEVSYAADKAIAEVQASDYDAIVIPGGSSPENLRQNADILKFVKEANEAGKPIASICHGPQILISADLLKGRTITSYPPLKDDVVNAGAVFKDEEVVVDRNYITSRTPKDEPAFVREILKVLK
- the dtd gene encoding D-aminoacyl-tRNA deacylase; translated protein: MRVVVQRCKDAKVTVDETVTGAIGNGLMLLVGVTHEDTEKDAKYLADKIAGLRIFEDDAGKMNYSVTDTNGAILSVSQFTLYGDCRKGRRPNFMGAAAPAEAERLYDYFNQELRVGGLQVETGIFGAMMDVSLTNWGPVTLILDSRS